The following are encoded in a window of Armatimonas rosea genomic DNA:
- a CDS encoding glycoside hydrolase family 2 TIM barrel-domain containing protein: MMRSVLALLALLLVGQAHAQTLDWENPAVVGINKEAPRAEMASFDSVKAAGGVTREAPGAYAKLLNGNWKFHWVGKPDDRPKNFFQPDFDDKSWGTIAVPSCWELKGFGIPIYTNITYPFVKNPPYIAHNYNPVGSYRTEFTVPETWDGREVYLRFGGVYSAFYLWVNGKKVGFSKDSKDPAEFDVTKYLKPGKNLLAVEVYRWCDGSYLEDQDMFRYSGIFRDVWLHSTPKVQIRDFFCKPELDAKYEDATLKTRVWVRNLSAERSGSRKLEMSLYDSGGKRIGLTEALLDSFPRGQERSAEVRLKVENPAKWTAETPNLYTVVLALKDENGAVQEATATRVGFRKIEWRSGVFTINGRPVKIKGVNRHEHDPDSGRTVPLARMIQDIRLMKRFNINTVRCAHYPNDPRWYDLCDRYGLYVIDEANIESHGMGYGKESLGHDVAWQKAHLDRTERMLQTHKNHPSIVMWSLGNEAGPGVNFAATSKLVHALDPSRPVHYERDNSVTDVDSVMYPTVDYIVAEGKRKSDKPFFVCEYAHAMGNAVGNLAEYVAAFESSPRNMGGCIWDWVDQGLTKRAPGGETYYAYGGDFDDKPNDGNFCCNGLVPPDRTPTPKLYEAKKCYQNIAITAEDLAAGRIQVTNKFSFTNLKEYVPHFVVTQDGKSISGGDLAPLNCAPGETVSVTLPLKKPSLKPGAEYFVTVSFRLSARTDWAEEDHEIAWEQLRLPWQAPPAPFVSLAPLDPSGQWVINLQKYGPGRIAFTRNGANFEFVFNRDTGILERLTQNKKLVLSGRGLTLNVYRALTDNDSWLRRDFFESGLSNLTPTVESFSYKSSADSGTMTVTVKSKWLGFKGNGLALSALYTLLRDGTVLVDWKLDPIGNLPSLPRLGARFSAPANYANMTWLGRGPSESYPDRKSAMDIGLWSKSVKDQYVPYVRPQENGNKEDCRWSALLDKDNTGLLIVAEDEPLAMSASNFLPEDLDNARHRQGEEKKYNKLVPRNEVNFCVDWLQMGLGGASCGPGPLGKYLCKLDNTAQLRFSLRPFTPKLGDLASVARRRLPLTATPLVTRGEDGKLVLSHKQPDAVVRYSLNGAPEQTYTGPIFSPGATTITVRATLVGLPASEPVTLSFPEIVPVARLSRTGWRVSADSVEPGEGEVGNAFDGDPETFWHTEWSQREPAPPHTLTVNLGSEQALTGIEYLPRQGQANGRIARYRVEVSRDGRSWTVAASGSFPSTTKAQRVLFATPTRAQFVRVVALSEVGGHNWSAIAELNVLTTPAP; this comes from the coding sequence ATGATGCGTTCCGTCTTGGCGCTCCTGGCGCTGCTTCTGGTGGGTCAAGCCCACGCCCAGACCCTGGACTGGGAGAACCCCGCCGTGGTGGGGATCAACAAAGAGGCTCCCCGCGCGGAGATGGCAAGCTTCGACAGCGTGAAGGCCGCCGGAGGCGTCACCCGGGAGGCACCAGGAGCCTACGCCAAGCTCCTCAATGGAAACTGGAAGTTCCACTGGGTCGGAAAGCCCGACGACCGCCCGAAGAACTTTTTTCAGCCGGACTTCGACGACAAGAGCTGGGGGACGATCGCGGTGCCGTCGTGCTGGGAGCTCAAGGGCTTTGGCATCCCGATCTACACCAATATCACCTACCCCTTTGTCAAGAACCCGCCCTACATCGCGCACAACTACAACCCGGTTGGCTCCTACCGGACCGAGTTCACCGTGCCCGAGACCTGGGACGGCCGCGAGGTCTACCTTCGCTTTGGAGGGGTCTACAGCGCGTTCTATCTGTGGGTGAACGGGAAAAAAGTCGGGTTCTCCAAGGATAGCAAGGACCCGGCGGAGTTTGATGTCACCAAGTACCTCAAGCCCGGGAAGAACCTGCTCGCGGTGGAGGTCTACCGCTGGTGCGATGGCAGCTACCTGGAAGACCAGGACATGTTCCGCTACTCGGGGATCTTTCGGGATGTCTGGCTGCACTCGACCCCCAAGGTGCAGATTCGCGACTTTTTCTGCAAGCCGGAGCTCGACGCAAAGTACGAAGACGCTACCCTCAAGACCCGGGTCTGGGTGCGCAACCTCTCCGCGGAGCGCTCAGGGAGCCGCAAGCTGGAGATGAGCCTCTACGATAGCGGCGGGAAGCGAATCGGGCTGACCGAGGCGCTCCTCGATAGCTTCCCCCGTGGCCAGGAGCGTAGCGCCGAGGTGCGTCTCAAGGTGGAGAACCCCGCGAAGTGGACCGCCGAGACTCCCAATCTCTACACGGTCGTGCTGGCGCTCAAAGACGAAAACGGCGCGGTGCAAGAGGCGACCGCGACCCGCGTGGGCTTTCGGAAGATCGAGTGGAGGTCGGGGGTCTTTACGATCAATGGCCGACCGGTGAAGATCAAGGGCGTCAACCGCCATGAGCACGACCCAGACTCGGGGAGAACCGTGCCGCTGGCGCGCATGATCCAGGACATCCGCCTGATGAAGCGCTTCAATATCAACACTGTGCGTTGCGCCCACTACCCCAACGATCCCCGCTGGTACGATCTGTGTGACCGCTATGGGCTCTATGTGATCGACGAGGCCAATATCGAGAGCCATGGGATGGGCTACGGCAAGGAGAGCCTCGGGCACGATGTGGCCTGGCAGAAGGCGCACCTCGACCGCACCGAGCGCATGCTCCAGACCCATAAAAACCACCCGAGTATCGTCATGTGGTCCCTGGGCAACGAGGCCGGCCCCGGTGTGAACTTTGCCGCGACATCGAAGCTTGTCCACGCACTGGACCCGTCGCGCCCCGTGCACTACGAGCGCGATAACTCGGTCACCGATGTCGATAGTGTCATGTACCCAACAGTGGACTACATTGTCGCCGAGGGCAAGCGCAAGTCCGACAAGCCGTTCTTTGTCTGTGAGTACGCTCATGCGATGGGCAATGCCGTGGGCAACCTCGCGGAGTATGTCGCTGCCTTTGAGAGCTCCCCGCGCAACATGGGGGGCTGTATCTGGGACTGGGTGGACCAGGGGCTGACCAAGCGCGCGCCCGGTGGCGAGACCTACTATGCCTACGGCGGCGACTTCGACGACAAGCCCAACGACGGCAACTTCTGCTGCAATGGCCTTGTCCCGCCGGACCGCACCCCGACTCCCAAGCTCTACGAGGCCAAGAAGTGCTACCAGAATATCGCCATCACCGCGGAGGACCTTGCGGCGGGGCGGATTCAGGTGACCAATAAGTTTAGCTTCACCAACCTCAAAGAGTATGTCCCGCACTTCGTGGTGACGCAAGATGGCAAGTCGATCTCGGGGGGGGACCTTGCGCCGCTAAACTGTGCGCCGGGCGAGACCGTGAGCGTGACCCTGCCGCTGAAGAAGCCGAGCCTCAAGCCCGGAGCGGAGTACTTTGTGACGGTCTCGTTCCGCCTCAGCGCCCGCACCGACTGGGCAGAGGAGGACCACGAGATCGCCTGGGAGCAGCTGCGCCTTCCCTGGCAGGCACCACCCGCGCCATTTGTCTCGCTGGCTCCGCTGGACCCGAGCGGGCAGTGGGTGATCAACCTCCAGAAGTACGGCCCCGGCAGGATCGCCTTCACGCGCAACGGGGCCAACTTTGAGTTTGTCTTCAACCGCGACACGGGGATCCTGGAGAGGCTGACCCAGAACAAGAAGCTCGTGCTCTCCGGGCGAGGCCTGACCCTCAATGTCTACCGGGCCCTCACCGACAACGATAGCTGGCTGCGCAGGGACTTCTTTGAGTCCGGGCTCTCGAACCTGACCCCCACCGTGGAGTCGTTCTCCTACAAGAGCTCCGCCGATAGCGGCACGATGACCGTCACCGTGAAGTCCAAGTGGCTGGGCTTTAAGGGCAATGGGCTTGCGCTCTCCGCGCTCTACACCCTCCTGCGCGATGGCACGGTCTTGGTGGACTGGAAGCTCGATCCGATTGGGAATCTGCCGTCGCTGCCCCGCCTAGGCGCACGCTTCTCGGCACCGGCCAACTACGCCAACATGACCTGGCTGGGGCGTGGCCCCAGCGAGTCCTACCCGGACCGCAAGAGCGCGATGGATATCGGCCTCTGGAGCAAGTCGGTGAAGGACCAGTATGTCCCCTATGTCCGCCCGCAGGAGAACGGCAATAAAGAGGACTGCCGCTGGTCCGCGCTCCTGGACAAGGACAACACCGGTCTACTGATTGTCGCCGAGGACGAGCCCCTGGCGATGTCGGCGAGCAACTTCCTCCCCGAAGACCTCGACAACGCCCGCCACCGTCAGGGCGAGGAGAAGAAGTACAACAAGCTGGTGCCGCGCAACGAGGTCAACTTCTGTGTGGACTGGCTCCAGATGGGCCTGGGGGGCGCATCGTGCGGCCCCGGCCCGCTGGGCAAGTACCTCTGCAAGCTCGACAACACCGCCCAGCTACGCTTCTCCCTGCGGCCCTTCACTCCCAAGCTCGGGGACCTCGCCAGTGTCGCCCGCCGCCGCCTCCCGCTGACCGCCACGCCGCTGGTGACCCGTGGGGAGGACGGCAAGCTCGTGCTAAGCCACAAGCAGCCCGATGCGGTCGTCCGCTACAGCCTCAACGGTGCCCCCGAGCAGACCTATACCGGCCCGATCTTCTCGCCGGGCGCGACCACGATCACCGTGCGTGCGACGCTGGTCGGTCTTCCCGCCAGCGAGCCGGTGACCCTGAGCTTCCCCGAGATCGTGCCCGTCGCCCGCCTCAGCCGCACCGGCTGGCGTGTGAGCGCCGATAGTGTCGAGCCGGGTGAGGGTGAGGTAGGCAATGCCTTCGACGGTGACCCAGAGACCTTCTGGCACACCGAGTGGAGCCAGCGCGAGCCCGCCCCGCCGCACACGCTGACGGTCAACCTGGGGAGCGAGCAGGCACTCACGGGCATTGAGTATCTGCCGCGCCAGGGACAGGCCAATGGCCGCATCGCCCGCTACCGAGTCGAGGTGAGCCGCGATGGGCGGAGCTGGACCGTGGCTGCCTCGGGGAGCTTCCCTAGCACCACCAAGGCCCAGCGTGTCCTCTTCGCCACCCCGACCCGTGCGCAGTTCGTTCGTGTGGTTGCGCTCTCGGAAGTGGGTGGCCACAACTGGTCCGCGATCGCGGAGCTGAATGTACTAACAACCCCGGCCCCCTAG
- a CDS encoding PEP-CTERM sorting domain-containing protein codes for MKRITLRILLSLTLLSTGLFGVAHAQTLTNGAKSLKIKLPALTEATLTEATPAPTDPKDRVQWGDKKDPIVVTPLMSPTLTTSTSTTTSSGAPATHRSRAQSVPEPATLGLFMLGGLGLRRRKK; via the coding sequence ATGAAACGCATCACTCTCCGAATCTTGCTCAGTCTAACCCTCCTTTCCACAGGGCTCTTTGGGGTTGCTCATGCCCAGACCCTTACCAATGGCGCTAAGTCCCTGAAGATCAAACTCCCTGCGCTCACGGAGGCGACGCTCACGGAGGCCACGCCCGCGCCCACCGACCCCAAAGACAGGGTCCAGTGGGGAGATAAAAAAGACCCCATCGTGGTCACTCCGCTTATGAGCCCGACCTTGACCACGAGCACCAGCACAACAACCTCGTCCGGTGCGCCAGCAACCCACCGCTCCCGCGCCCAGTCGGTCCCCGAGCCGGCAACCTTAGGACTGTTTATGCTGGGAGGCTTGGGGCTTCGCCGACGGAAAAAATAA
- a CDS encoding peptidoglycan DD-metalloendopeptidase family protein, whose protein sequence is MRKPPTTKQQKTALKSKLTTAQQQLLATQQQLALAKRSEEAIATELTTVEGQLKTTRAQLTEVKQRLARTRSQQSHVAALLQTSEDALTEAQRSLAQRMAANYRQGPVRYASVLLGAHTMGELVSRAQLVRSIVKYESTLIAKIKAGREQVLKWKGLVDEKAAEIHQQELALGAQQDQEAQLVQKRRGVLLEAQAKRIQIESEYAQLAADSQEIALRLKTLEGTPLPGGLASKLVQPVAGRIVSQFGMRFHPILKINRLHAGVDFGAETGTPIVAAAAGVVAYAGTMRGYGNVVVVDHGGGLSTLYAHCSALLVTEGLSVEQGKVIARVGATGLATGPHLHFEVRRNGTPINPIGGGL, encoded by the coding sequence ATGCGTAAGCCGCCCACCACGAAACAGCAAAAGACGGCGCTTAAGAGCAAGCTCACGACCGCCCAGCAGCAGCTCCTCGCGACCCAGCAGCAGCTCGCCCTCGCCAAGCGCTCCGAGGAGGCGATCGCCACCGAGCTGACGACGGTCGAGGGCCAGCTCAAGACCACCCGGGCGCAGCTCACCGAGGTCAAGCAGCGCCTCGCCCGAACACGCAGCCAGCAAAGCCATGTCGCCGCCCTGCTGCAGACCTCGGAGGACGCGCTCACCGAGGCGCAGCGGAGCCTGGCGCAGCGCATGGCCGCCAACTATCGCCAAGGGCCGGTGCGCTATGCATCGGTGCTGCTGGGAGCGCACACCATGGGCGAGCTTGTCAGCCGCGCCCAGCTGGTCCGCTCCATTGTCAAGTACGAGTCCACTCTTATCGCCAAGATCAAGGCGGGGCGTGAGCAAGTGCTCAAGTGGAAAGGGCTGGTCGATGAAAAGGCCGCCGAGATCCACCAGCAAGAGCTCGCCCTGGGGGCACAGCAAGACCAGGAGGCCCAGCTCGTACAGAAGCGCCGTGGGGTGCTCCTAGAGGCGCAGGCAAAGCGTATCCAGATCGAGAGCGAGTACGCCCAGCTCGCCGCCGACTCCCAGGAGATCGCGCTCCGGCTCAAGACGCTTGAGGGAACCCCGCTCCCGGGCGGCCTTGCCAGCAAGCTGGTCCAGCCGGTCGCGGGCCGCATTGTCTCGCAGTTCGGGATGCGCTTTCATCCCATCCTCAAGATCAATCGCCTCCATGCAGGCGTGGACTTTGGAGCGGAGACCGGCACCCCGATTGTTGCGGCGGCGGCGGGAGTCGTGGCGTATGCGGGAACCATGCGGGGCTACGGCAATGTGGTCGTGGTTGACCATGGCGGCGGCCTCTCTACCCTCTACGCCCACTGCTCGGCCTTGCTTGTCACCGAGGGACTGAGCGTGGAGCAAGGCAAGGTGATCGCTCGTGTCGGGGCGACTGGGCTGGCGACCGGGCCACACCTGCACTTTGAGGTTCGCCGCAACGGGACTCCCATTAATCCCATTGGAGGTGGGCTCTAG
- a CDS encoding SDR family NAD(P)-dependent oxidoreductase has translation MAILESLFGLEGKVALVTGASGGIGSAIARAYAEAGATVVLNGTRREKLEALAEEIGLPDKTVIMPADLSTREACLSLIAQIESELGRLDILVNNAGINRRKPVTDFTEDDYRTILSVNLDGVFFLSQAAHPLLKKSGGGKIIQIGSMTSYIGLGNVAVYGMTKSAIGQLSKTLAVEWAKDNIQVNCLCPGFIVTPLTEAGMFSDTKKVNWLLSRIPAHRPGTPADLIGTALLLASPASAYITGQLIAIDGGFLAGGSWDNP, from the coding sequence ATGGCAATTTTAGAATCGTTGTTTGGTTTAGAAGGTAAGGTCGCGCTGGTGACGGGCGCGAGTGGTGGCATTGGCTCGGCGATTGCGCGGGCGTACGCCGAGGCAGGAGCGACCGTGGTCCTCAACGGAACCCGCCGCGAGAAGCTGGAGGCGCTGGCGGAGGAGATCGGGCTCCCCGACAAGACCGTGATCATGCCCGCCGACCTCTCCACCCGCGAGGCCTGCCTGAGCCTGATCGCGCAGATCGAGAGCGAGCTGGGGCGGCTGGACATCCTGGTCAACAACGCCGGGATCAACCGCCGCAAGCCGGTCACGGACTTCACCGAGGACGACTACCGGACGATCCTCTCCGTGAACCTGGACGGGGTCTTCTTCCTCTCCCAGGCGGCCCACCCGCTGCTGAAGAAGAGCGGTGGTGGCAAGATCATCCAGATCGGCTCGATGACCAGCTATATCGGCCTGGGAAATGTGGCGGTCTATGGCATGACCAAGTCCGCGATCGGGCAGCTCTCCAAGACCCTGGCGGTGGAGTGGGCCAAGGACAATATCCAGGTCAACTGCCTCTGCCCCGGCTTTATTGTCACGCCCCTCACCGAGGCCGGGATGTTCTCAGACACCAAGAAGGTCAACTGGCTCCTGAGCCGCATCCCCGCGCACCGCCCCGGAACCCCCGCCGATCTGATCGGGACCGCCCTGCTCCTCGCCTCGCCCGCCTCGGCCTATATCACCGGGCAGCTGATCGCGATCGACGGTGGCTTCCTCGCTGGCGGGAGCTGGGACAACCCGTAG
- a CDS encoding M61 family metallopeptidase: MSAPALPAPPAHVAYTVTVADTQERRLHVSLRAEGLTEGTQTLTFQLPAWTPGWYVLRGNERNLSHFAVQGPNQSPLTVQQLDARTWQVAVKGSKAVTFSYDVKASDTGFGFFEPYLDQKHGFVPGPATLAYVVEGKETPCSVRYTVPEGWEVASANTPVPGQPHQFTAPNYDTLIDQPAELGTFTRYQQTIEGVPVSVVMVGGEPARYRRWADGVFKIAQAGIKLLGGPPFERYSFFFHFANEGGFSGGLEHLNCTVLRIDPSNLDRPDGDNFAIVAHEFIHAWNVKRIRPAALGPFDYTRPVRVKDLWFAEGVTDYFAPRVVVEAGLATQRFWLGYQAEQLTQLMCNPARHQVTLEETSLKVWESENESEGYGGLSYYNKGLVVGLLLDTELRRRTENRVGLEDVLKALLAQCQKTGRGYSDGEIERTAARLAGADLSAFFNRALRSTEELPIKETLEAGGIFVDESVTETATLGLTWEAAAAGQIRLKSVVPQGPAAQAGLRAGDLLLGLDDLQGGLLAQRVPGDSLTLRYQRGGEQYTVNVVLGKEESRSYRLRPLPRPKPQQAALLARISGLRP; encoded by the coding sequence ATGAGTGCTCCGGCCCTGCCCGCTCCCCCTGCGCATGTCGCCTACACGGTCACGGTAGCGGATACCCAAGAGAGACGCCTCCATGTCTCCCTGCGTGCCGAAGGGCTCACAGAAGGCACCCAGACACTCACCTTTCAGCTCCCCGCTTGGACACCGGGCTGGTATGTCCTGCGCGGCAACGAGCGCAACCTCAGCCACTTCGCCGTCCAAGGCCCCAATCAGAGCCCACTCACCGTCCAACAGCTCGATGCCCGCACCTGGCAAGTCGCCGTCAAGGGCAGTAAAGCGGTGACGTTTTCCTACGATGTCAAGGCAAGCGACACCGGCTTTGGGTTCTTTGAGCCCTACCTCGACCAGAAGCATGGCTTTGTCCCAGGACCGGCGACCCTCGCCTATGTGGTCGAGGGCAAAGAGACCCCTTGCTCGGTGCGCTACACGGTTCCTGAGGGCTGGGAGGTCGCCAGTGCCAATACCCCGGTTCCAGGCCAGCCGCACCAGTTCACTGCGCCCAACTACGATACGCTCATCGACCAGCCCGCCGAGCTAGGCACCTTCACCCGCTACCAGCAGACCATCGAGGGAGTTCCCGTCTCGGTCGTCATGGTTGGAGGGGAACCCGCGCGTTACCGCCGCTGGGCCGACGGCGTCTTTAAGATCGCTCAGGCAGGTATCAAGCTCCTCGGCGGTCCCCCCTTTGAGCGCTACAGCTTTTTCTTTCACTTTGCCAACGAGGGAGGCTTCTCCGGCGGGCTGGAGCACCTCAATTGCACGGTTCTTAGGATCGATCCCTCCAACCTAGACCGACCCGATGGCGATAACTTCGCCATTGTGGCCCATGAGTTTATCCACGCCTGGAACGTCAAGCGGATTCGTCCCGCAGCCCTGGGCCCCTTTGACTACACGCGCCCCGTGCGGGTCAAAGACCTCTGGTTTGCCGAGGGGGTCACGGACTACTTCGCGCCACGGGTGGTCGTGGAGGCGGGGCTTGCGACCCAGCGCTTCTGGCTGGGCTACCAGGCCGAGCAGCTCACCCAGCTCATGTGCAACCCGGCGCGCCACCAGGTGACCTTGGAGGAGACCTCGCTCAAGGTCTGGGAGAGCGAGAACGAGTCCGAGGGCTACGGGGGGCTCTCCTACTACAACAAGGGCCTGGTGGTGGGACTGCTGCTCGATACCGAGCTGCGCCGCAGGACAGAGAACCGTGTGGGGCTGGAGGATGTCCTCAAGGCGCTCCTCGCCCAGTGCCAGAAGACCGGTCGGGGCTACAGCGACGGTGAGATCGAGCGCACGGCCGCGCGGCTCGCCGGGGCAGACCTCTCTGCGTTCTTCAACCGTGCCCTGCGCTCCACGGAGGAGCTCCCCATCAAGGAGACTCTGGAGGCGGGCGGAATCTTTGTGGATGAGTCCGTGACAGAGACCGCGACCCTGGGGCTCACCTGGGAGGCAGCCGCGGCAGGTCAGATTCGTCTCAAGTCCGTGGTGCCGCAGGGACCGGCGGCGCAGGCGGGGCTCCGTGCAGGGGATCTCTTGCTGGGCCTCGACGATCTCCAAGGGGGTCTCCTCGCGCAGCGGGTCCCCGGCGACTCCCTCACGCTACGCTACCAGCGAGGCGGCGAGCAGTACACCGTCAATGTGGTGCTAGGGAAGGAGGAGTCGCGCTCGTACCGACTGCGCCCTCTGCCACGCCCAAAACCACAGCAGGCCGCTCTCCTTGCTCGGATAAGCGGCCTGCGGCCTTAG
- a CDS encoding NAD(P)/FAD-dependent oxidoreductase — protein MDLYDFTIIGGGPTGLFGAFYAGLRQMRTKLIDSMPQLGGQLSALYPEKYIYDVGGFPKVLAKDLVAQFADQALQYNPTLCLSEKVVGLERVGDDTAAGGYLQLTTDKGAVHYSKTVLLAAGVGAFLPRKMDIPDLDRLEGLGVHYFVTDPASLKGKRLVIVGGGDSAFDWSLALGPSAASCIQIHRSDRFKAHEDSIQKVQDLESVELRTFYELKALHGEEHLEAVTIFDNRTGEEERVECDEVLLNLGFLTNLGPIKEWGLALEKNTIKVDSTMRTNIIGVYSAGDICSYVGKLKLIATGVGEAGTAANFAKTFLDPASKAFPGHSSEMH, from the coding sequence ATGGATCTCTACGACTTTACGATTATTGGCGGCGGACCGACGGGGCTTTTCGGGGCCTTCTACGCGGGCCTGCGGCAGATGCGCACCAAGCTGATCGACTCGATGCCACAGCTTGGGGGCCAGCTCTCGGCACTCTACCCGGAGAAGTATATCTACGATGTGGGTGGCTTCCCCAAGGTGCTGGCAAAGGACCTGGTCGCACAGTTTGCCGATCAGGCATTGCAGTACAACCCGACCCTCTGCCTGAGTGAGAAGGTCGTGGGGCTGGAGCGGGTCGGGGACGATACTGCGGCGGGGGGCTACCTGCAGCTCACCACGGATAAGGGTGCGGTCCACTACAGCAAGACGGTCTTGCTGGCGGCGGGTGTGGGAGCGTTTCTTCCCCGTAAGATGGATATCCCTGATCTGGATCGCCTTGAGGGCCTCGGGGTGCACTACTTTGTCACCGATCCGGCCTCGCTCAAGGGTAAGCGCTTGGTGATTGTCGGGGGCGGCGACTCGGCCTTTGACTGGTCCCTAGCACTCGGCCCCAGCGCGGCGTCCTGTATCCAGATCCACCGCTCCGACCGCTTCAAAGCTCACGAAGACTCCATCCAAAAAGTCCAGGATCTCGAGAGTGTCGAGCTGCGTACGTTCTATGAGCTCAAGGCCCTGCACGGGGAGGAGCACCTGGAGGCGGTGACGATCTTCGACAACCGCACGGGCGAAGAGGAGCGGGTCGAGTGTGATGAGGTCCTGCTCAACCTGGGCTTCTTGACCAACCTTGGCCCCATCAAAGAGTGGGGGCTCGCCCTGGAGAAAAACACCATCAAGGTAGACAGCACGATGCGCACCAATATTATCGGGGTCTACTCCGCGGGGGATATCTGTAGCTATGTCGGCAAGCTCAAGCTCATTGCCACGGGTGTTGGGGAGGCAGGAACCGCGGCCAACTTCGCCAAGACCTTCCTAGACCCCGCGTCCAAGGCCTTCCCCGGGCACTCGTCGGAGATGCACTAA
- the greA gene encoding transcription elongation factor GreA has product METTQIQEEEIVLTAQGRQRIEEELDRLVTVERHEVAARIRDAKDYGELTENAEYEAAKNAQAFVEGRIIDLKSILVRARALRYEDIPTDYVGLGGIVTIQDKDFGDDWTVTLVSSFEADPDNDLLSDESPIGKALLRKRVGDTVEVKTPDGIIRYEITSITK; this is encoded by the coding sequence ATGGAAACTACACAAATACAAGAAGAAGAGATCGTCCTGACGGCACAGGGGCGACAGCGTATCGAAGAAGAGCTGGATCGTCTGGTTACCGTAGAGCGGCACGAGGTCGCAGCGCGTATCCGGGACGCTAAGGACTATGGAGAGCTCACCGAGAATGCGGAGTACGAGGCGGCCAAGAATGCCCAGGCATTTGTTGAGGGGCGAATCATCGACCTCAAGAGTATCCTGGTGCGGGCACGGGCGCTGCGCTACGAAGACATTCCCACGGACTATGTCGGGCTAGGGGGGATTGTCACGATCCAGGACAAGGACTTCGGCGATGACTGGACCGTCACCCTGGTCTCGTCGTTTGAGGCCGACCCGGACAACGACCTGCTCTCCGACGAGTCTCCGATTGGGAAGGCGCTGCTTCGAAAGCGGGTCGGGGACACCGTTGAGGTGAAGACCCCGGATGGGATCATCCGCTACGAGATCACCTCGATCACCAAGTAG
- a CDS encoding SigB/SigF/SigG family RNA polymerase sigma factor: MAMHSVLNNPTRSYAGPLPPVLREFISSGELERLSYEYAITRNPELRDALILQHQRLVRSIAARFAGGDEPLEDLIQVGTIGLINALDRYDPSQGTRFSTYATPTILGEIRRYFRDKAVGIKIPRWLQELQQAIRRVATELTLALGRTPTPQEMAIRLDVSEEHILLAMESQEVGNLLSLDTYLETGTPTEGASMQDIVGQPDRLLNEFERYGDLRGALNALGDREREVISLRFYDELSQAKIAQRLNISQMHVSRLQQRALRHLKDLLSEEPVPPTPRRRPRRRV, encoded by the coding sequence ATGGCCATGCACAGCGTACTCAATAACCCAACCCGGTCGTATGCCGGTCCCTTGCCTCCCGTGCTCCGAGAGTTTATCTCCTCGGGGGAGCTGGAGCGCCTCTCCTACGAGTACGCCATCACCCGCAACCCCGAGCTTCGCGATGCGCTCATCCTCCAGCACCAGCGCCTGGTTCGCTCGATTGCGGCCCGCTTTGCCGGCGGCGACGAGCCCCTGGAGGACTTGATCCAGGTCGGGACGATCGGGCTGATCAATGCCCTCGACCGCTACGATCCGTCGCAAGGGACGCGCTTCTCCACCTACGCCACCCCGACCATCCTGGGAGAGATCCGCCGCTACTTCCGCGATAAGGCCGTGGGGATCAAGATTCCACGCTGGCTCCAGGAGCTCCAGCAGGCGATCCGCCGGGTCGCCACGGAGCTGACCCTAGCGCTCGGTCGAACCCCTACCCCACAGGAGATGGCGATCCGCCTCGATGTCTCTGAGGAGCACATCCTGCTCGCCATGGAGTCTCAGGAGGTGGGCAACCTCCTCTCCCTAGACACCTACCTCGAGACCGGCACCCCCACCGAAGGTGCCTCAATGCAGGATATTGTCGGGCAACCCGACCGGCTCCTGAACGAGTTCGAGCGCTACGGCGACCTGCGCGGGGCGCTCAATGCCCTTGGAGACCGCGAGCGTGAGGTGATCTCTCTGCGCTTCTACGACGAGCTCAGCCAAGCCAAGATCGCCCAGCGGCTCAATATCTCCCAGATGCATGTCTCACGCCTCCAGCAGCGCGCGCTGCGCCACCTCAAGGACCTGCTCTCGGAGGAACCCGTCCCTCCCACCCCACGGAGACGTCCCCGGCGACGGGTATGA